The DNA segment GGTGTTATAATAGATCAAGATATGGGCAAGCTTACAAGAGCCACAGTTATACTCTCAGGGTTACAACCAAGACAATTAGATGAGAATCAAATAGACAAAAAAGTTATTAATAAGAGTGCAAAATTAGCCCTAGATGAATTATAACAAGAGAGGTTAGCGACTTGAACCTATCTGATTTTATTCAAAAAACTAAAAGAATAATATACCTTTCTAAAAAACCGAGTAGAAGAGAGGTAAGATACGGGCTTCAAATGAATCTGCTAGCGATTGTTCTGCTAGGTTTAGTCACATTTATAATAAGAATCCTATTCTGGGTTATTGCCAGTTTATAAAAGGAGCGTCAAAAATGAGCAGTAAAAAAGAAAAAACCACTATATACGCTGTTCGAACAATAATAGGACAGGAGAGCAGCGTAGCGGAGATAATAGATACTAAAGCTAAGACAATGGGGATAACCATACCAGCAATTCTATACTCCGAAGCGTTAAAAGGCTATGTTTTCATAGAAGCTAAGGATCAAGAACAAGTGGATAACATTATAACAGGGATACCTCATGTACGAGGCAAAAGCCTAGGTAAAGTGGATATAAAAGAGATCGAACACGTTCTTATCAAACGGCCTCCTACGGAAGGATTGGGGGTAGGTGATACAGTGGAGATAATAGGAGGCCCGTTTAAAGGAGAGAAAGCGAAGGTGACGCGGATAGACGCTGCTAAATCAGAGGTCATTTTAGAGCTATTAGAGTCAACTTATCCCATACCGATCAAAGTTCACGCCGACTACGTTAAAGTAATTGAAAAAAGTGGTTCAGATAACGCTCCAGAAGGTTTCGAGTAACAAATTCCGAAAAATAAATAAACCCTTTAATCATAAAGGAGAATTCTCCATAAGTGCTTAATAATAGAGGAGAGCGGTGAGTGGAATATGGGTGTTAAAACAATAGAAGCGCTTGTAGACGGCGGTAAAGCCAGTGCAGGACCCCCCATAGGGCCAGCTTTAGGCCCCACCGGAGTGAATGTTCTTCAAGTAGTTAAAAAAATAAATGAGTTAACAGAGCCGTTCGCAGGCTTAAAAGTACCGGTGAAAATACACGTCAACGATGAGACTAAAACATTTGAAATAGAAGTGGGAACGCCGCCCGCCTCCGCTTTAATAGTAAAAGCGTTAGGTAAAGAGAAGGGTAGTCAGAAACCAAAAACAGATATTATAGGTGACTTACCACTAGAGAAAATAATAGAAATAGCTAAAGCTAAAATGCCGAGTCTACTATGTGATAGCTTAAAATCAGCTGTTAAAACAATTTTGGGAACCTGCGTCAGTTTAGGTGTCACAGTAAACGGTGTTAACCCTAAACAAATAATTAAAAAAATAAATGATGGGGAATTCGACAATATATTGAAGTAAAAAAGAATAGTTTAAATAGTAGTATAATTTTTAGATAAACGCCTTAACTATACTGCGAGTTAAGGTTGGTTGAAAGCAGGAGGGTTATAAATGCCCGTTGATAAGAAAGAACTTGAACCTTTCATCAAAGAAGCTTTAACTAAAGCTAAAAAAAGAAATTTTTTAGAGTCGGTGGATTTAGCAATTAATTTTAAAGGCTTAGACATGAAAAAACCTGAAAACCGTATAGAAGCTGATTTAACGCTTCCAAAACAAGTCCGCCGCTCGCCTAAAATATGCGTGATCGCGACAGGTGACTTAGCGGTAACAGCTAAAGAGGCGGGTGTCAACCTAGTATTAGGTAAAGCAGACTTAGAGAAATTCGGAGTTAATAAAAAAGAAGCGAGAAAAGTAGCGAATGAAAACGATTTCTTCATAGCTCAAGCTGATTTAATGCCTCTAGTAGGTAAGTTCCTAGGCCCTTCAATAGCCCCTAAAGGTAAAATGCCTAAGCCTGGAACAGGCATAGTCACCCCCGGTGTTAATATCAACCAGATAATAGAAAAATTAAATAAAATAGTTAGAATCAATATGAAGAAAGACCCGATAATTCACGTGAAAATCGGGGATCGAGACATGAAGGAAGAGGATCTGGCTGAAAACGCAGCTGCAGTCATAAATTTTGTCGAGGGAAAACTAGAGCGGGGTAAACAAAATATTAGAAGCGTGTTTATAAAAACCACGATGGGTGAGCCTGTTAAAATAGATATAGGAGGATCCAAGAAATGAGCGTTATCGCTAAGCAGAGGCCGGCTCTAGAAAGAAAGAAGAATATTGTTCAAGAATTAATTAAGCTCATCAACAAATATAATGTAGTAGGCTTAATAAAAATGGAGAACATAGGCTTAAAACAAGTTCAAAACATAAAAAAGAAGCTTAAAGGTTTAGGTATCATTAAAATGGCGAAAAATAGTACTATCCGACTATCTTTAATTAACAGCGGTAAACCAGGTTTAGCGAAACTAGCCGAGTATATTAAAGGGCCTACAGCGCTAATCTTCTCAGAGATCAACGGGTTTAAACTCATGAAATTTATTAAAGAGAATAAGACTAAAGCCTATGCGAAGGCGGGGATGAAAGCTGAATCCGATATTATCATACCAGCGGGCAATACAGGATTCCAACCAGGACCTATGATCACGGAGCTTAATGAATTAGGATTAAAAACTAAAGTAGTCTCAGGGACCATATGGATAGCTCAAGACACAACTATTGTGAAAGCCGGGGAGGAGATAAGTAGAAAAATAGCGCAGTTACTAGTTAAATTAAACATTCAGCCGGTTAGTATAGGCTTAGAGTTAACCGCAGTTTACGAGAGTGGATTAATTTTAACTAAATCAGATTTAGATATTGACGTTGAGGATATTAAAAATAAAATTCAACAAGCATATGTTTCCACATATAACTTATCTCTAAATATAGGTTATCCTACAAAAGAGAACATCACGCAACTAATCTTGAAAGCATATATGGAAGCATATAATCTAACCAGAAACTCTAAGATTATACTACCAGAAACAATAGAAGAGCTTCTATTAACCGCTCACAATGAAGCTAATACATTATATAATACACTAAAGGAGAGAAACCCTAATATATAAACTAGAAAAATTAAGTTTTGGAGGTGCAGTAAATGGAAA comes from the Candidatus Odinarchaeum yellowstonii genome and includes:
- a CDS encoding transcription elongation factor Spt5 yields the protein MSSKKEKTTIYAVRTIIGQESSVAEIIDTKAKTMGITIPAILYSEALKGYVFIEAKDQEQVDNIITGIPHVRGKSLGKVDIKEIEHVLIKRPPTEGLGVGDTVEIIGGPFKGEKAKVTRIDAAKSEVILELLESTYPIPIKVHADYVKVIEKSGSDNAPEGFE
- a CDS encoding 50S ribosomal protein L11, with protein sequence MGVKTIEALVDGGKASAGPPIGPALGPTGVNVLQVVKKINELTEPFAGLKVPVKIHVNDETKTFEIEVGTPPASALIVKALGKEKGSQKPKTDIIGDLPLEKIIEIAKAKMPSLLCDSLKSAVKTILGTCVSLGVTVNGVNPKQIIKKINDGEFDNILK
- a CDS encoding 50S ribosomal protein L1 — its product is MPVDKKELEPFIKEALTKAKKRNFLESVDLAINFKGLDMKKPENRIEADLTLPKQVRRSPKICVIATGDLAVTAKEAGVNLVLGKADLEKFGVNKKEARKVANENDFFIAQADLMPLVGKFLGPSIAPKGKMPKPGTGIVTPGVNINQIIEKLNKIVRINMKKDPIIHVKIGDRDMKEEDLAENAAAVINFVEGKLERGKQNIRSVFIKTTMGEPVKIDIGGSKK
- a CDS encoding 50S ribosomal protein L10, which gives rise to MSVIAKQRPALERKKNIVQELIKLINKYNVVGLIKMENIGLKQVQNIKKKLKGLGIIKMAKNSTIRLSLINSGKPGLAKLAEYIKGPTALIFSEINGFKLMKFIKENKTKAYAKAGMKAESDIIIPAGNTGFQPGPMITELNELGLKTKVVSGTIWIAQDTTIVKAGEEISRKIAQLLVKLNIQPVSIGLELTAVYESGLILTKSDLDIDVEDIKNKIQQAYVSTYNLSLNIGYPTKENITQLILKAYMEAYNLTRNSKIILPETIEELLLTAHNEANTLYNTLKERNPNI